A genomic window from Actinomycetaceae bacterium MB13-C1-2 includes:
- the wecB gene encoding UDP-N-acetylglucosamine 2-epimerase (non-hydrolyzing), producing MRVLSVVGARPQFVKLAPIDAAFRSAGIDHVIVHTGQHYDPLLSDVFFEDLGISAPDVHLGIGSGSHGRQTGSMMIALDDVFLEYDPDWVLVYGDTNSTLAAAICAAKLHIPLAHLEAGLRSFNRQMPEEHNRVLTDHAADLLLPPTQVGARHLANEGIAEDRVIVTGDVMTDVLYSTRDQVMHQVPPFTDSLELQPGTYSVATIHRAENTDDPERLRAIIDALQNIDHPVVVLAHPRLLAKCADHELELGGGNLIVHTSLAYPQLVSAVMNSRGVVTDSGGLQKEAFLLRIPCTTVRTETEWTETVALGWNVLVEPGPELTKAASRPRPADTDAAPYGDGHAAQKVVEALISASGEGLSD from the coding sequence ATGCGAGTTCTTTCTGTCGTCGGCGCACGTCCCCAATTCGTGAAGCTAGCACCAATCGACGCGGCTTTCCGTAGTGCCGGTATAGACCACGTGATCGTTCACACGGGCCAACACTATGACCCCCTGCTTTCCGATGTCTTTTTCGAAGATCTGGGAATCTCGGCCCCGGACGTTCACCTGGGAATCGGATCTGGTTCTCATGGAAGACAAACCGGCTCGATGATGATCGCTCTTGATGACGTCTTCCTTGAGTATGACCCCGACTGGGTGCTGGTTTACGGTGATACTAACTCCACACTCGCCGCAGCAATCTGTGCTGCGAAACTCCACATCCCCCTGGCGCATCTTGAGGCGGGATTACGTTCGTTCAATCGCCAGATGCCCGAGGAACACAACCGCGTCCTCACCGACCACGCCGCCGATCTGCTGCTTCCACCAACGCAGGTTGGCGCCCGCCACCTCGCGAACGAGGGGATCGCAGAGGATCGCGTTATCGTCACTGGTGATGTCATGACCGATGTTCTCTACAGCACTCGTGATCAGGTGATGCATCAGGTCCCCCCGTTCACAGACAGCCTGGAACTACAGCCCGGCACCTACTCAGTGGCAACTATTCACAGGGCCGAGAACACGGACGACCCGGAGCGCCTGCGGGCGATCATTGATGCCCTGCAGAACATCGATCATCCGGTCGTGGTATTGGCACACCCTCGGTTGCTTGCAAAGTGCGCAGATCATGAACTCGAGCTAGGGGGCGGAAATCTCATAGTCCACACTTCGCTCGCTTACCCTCAGCTCGTCTCTGCTGTGATGAACTCTCGGGGGGTAGTAACAGACTCGGGCGGATTGCAGAAAGAGGCGTTTCTGCTTCGAATCCCCTGCACCACGGTTCGGACTGAAACCGAATGGACCGAAACCGTCGCCCTCGGATGGAACGTCCTGGTCGAACCGGGACCCGAACTTACCAAAGCAGCAAGTCGACCTCGCCCAGCCGATACCGATGCCGCACCATACGGCGATGGGCATGCCGCGCAAAAGGTGGTCGAAGCTCTTATCAGCGCCTCCGGCGAGGGGCTATCTGACTAG
- a CDS encoding sulfatase-like hydrolase/transferase, producing MTLGKTLVWLLILAGAIAFALGRWVVRTFGHITLDQAIMNLDGAGEGGGKEFVYEAILEALVVPIILVISLWLIVRVIRNSLRKHDSSSTVRRVAYVLPALVLAAVPLAGAWSLGSALQVRQYIASRDPSLDLADHYVLPQLQESNDDSPTNLVLIYLESIENTFGDDEVFEINMLESIQEATADWDYIDPLEQYPGGGWTMSGIVSTQCGIPLRMPPSAGIEGTETLDHSSELNRMTTSSYLAGTTCLGDVLQEQGYKNVFMGGADASFASKGQYFTQHGYSEFLDRKYWEQQGETEFTESWGLSDSRLLENAKAELAKLESEGEPFSLTVLTLDTHEPAPRFASCEQRSEYPLVDATRCSMDAVADFLSFASRQGYLEDTTFVVMGDHLKFITTGESLGADFTDYENRSIFNRIESPVAGEIRLKTVDQFDMFPTILEAMGFALTDGRAGLGVSAYNASTPPGSLHQLSSEEREALIRSRSSDFFASMWAE from the coding sequence ATGACACTAGGTAAGACCCTGGTCTGGCTCCTAATCTTGGCAGGGGCGATAGCATTCGCTCTAGGCCGGTGGGTTGTTCGCACTTTTGGGCACATAACCTTGGACCAGGCAATAATGAACTTGGACGGAGCCGGAGAGGGCGGCGGCAAAGAGTTCGTCTACGAAGCAATACTCGAAGCTCTCGTGGTGCCAATCATTCTTGTTATTTCCCTATGGCTTATAGTTCGAGTGATCCGAAATTCTCTTAGAAAACATGACTCTAGTTCAACGGTACGACGAGTGGCATATGTGCTTCCCGCACTTGTTCTTGCTGCGGTTCCCCTCGCGGGCGCTTGGTCATTAGGTTCGGCCCTACAGGTACGCCAGTACATCGCTTCGCGCGATCCATCCCTTGACCTTGCTGACCATTACGTTCTGCCACAGCTTCAGGAGAGCAATGACGATTCTCCAACCAATCTTGTACTCATCTACCTTGAGTCGATCGAAAACACGTTTGGGGACGACGAGGTATTCGAGATCAATATGCTCGAATCGATACAGGAGGCGACGGCGGATTGGGATTACATCGACCCTCTAGAGCAGTATCCGGGCGGCGGATGGACAATGTCCGGTATCGTCTCGACTCAGTGTGGGATTCCCCTAAGGATGCCACCGTCGGCGGGTATCGAAGGGACTGAGACTCTCGATCACTCGAGCGAACTCAACCGTATGACGACCAGTTCTTACCTTGCTGGCACAACCTGTCTTGGCGATGTACTGCAAGAACAAGGCTACAAGAATGTGTTCATGGGTGGCGCAGATGCTTCTTTTGCATCCAAGGGACAGTACTTCACACAGCACGGTTACTCAGAATTTCTAGATAGGAAATATTGGGAACAACAGGGCGAAACAGAGTTCACCGAATCCTGGGGACTGTCCGATTCGAGACTGCTCGAGAACGCGAAGGCCGAACTAGCAAAGCTTGAATCTGAGGGCGAGCCGTTTTCACTTACCGTGCTTACTCTGGACACACATGAACCGGCGCCCCGATTCGCGTCCTGTGAACAGAGATCGGAATACCCTCTGGTTGATGCAACAAGGTGCTCAATGGATGCCGTTGCCGATTTCCTCAGTTTCGCCAGTAGACAAGGATACTTAGAGGACACAACCTTCGTTGTCATGGGCGATCATCTAAAGTTTATTACCACCGGTGAAAGCCTGGGAGCGGACTTCACTGACTACGAAAACCGCAGTATCTTCAACCGAATCGAGTCTCCGGTAGCAGGTGAGATACGCCTGAAGACTGTCGATCAGTTCGATATGTTTCCGACAATCCTGGAGGCAATGGGATTCGCGCTCACCGATGGGCGAGCCGGGCTCGGAGTGTCGGCATACAACGCGAGCACTCCCCCAGGTTCGCTTCATCAACTCTCTTCTGAGGAACGAGAGGCTCTGATACGCTCGCGTTCCTCAGACTTCTTTGCGAGTATGTGGGCCGAATAG